Within the Meriones unguiculatus strain TT.TT164.6M chromosome 2, Bangor_MerUng_6.1, whole genome shotgun sequence genome, the region TTCAcgcatacatacatttatacacgCATACATTTGTATAGACACACGTACAAGCaatagcacatacacacattcataaatacacacatagacaccccacacatacacacactcaagacatgcacacattcatgaATATACACAAActtatacacactcacatatatgcacattAATTCATATATACACCCACACGTAAacacatttatacatacacatatttcacttatacatacacactctcacacatgaacacatatacacattcacacataaatgtactcatacacacattgatacatacacatacacacaaatagacattcacacacataaacacattcacacacatgtatacatacatgaacaAAATCTTAGActtacccacacacatataccactCATTCAAACATACATGTGTCCTCACTAGGATCAGTATGTAATCAATAGAGACTATTCTATTTAGGTCTTCAAATATTTGATTGTTTCtgtattgtgtgagtgtgtgtcttcaTAAGCACCCCAAGTACGAATAAGTCCATGTATGCCTACCAGCTATACTGAGTGTCCATTTTAGAATCATTATTCTAATTTTCATAATGTATTATAATTGCTGACCGGAATTTTGTTCTTTGAGTTAATTCTTCAAAtgattgtaaaataattcacCTTTTCATTATGTTATTATTAGTATAGCTCCTTTCTATTCATTTTCGCTGGCATCtcagattaaaaaatatttctttattgagatcataatactgctgtgatgaaagaaAGTGCtatttttaaacaagaattttatGAGTGATAAAATGTATGTAAAGAAACATTGGTTTCAAGATGTAAATGCTGAGAATatcaacacaaaaataaaatgctttatcAGTTGAATATAAAAAATCAGTCTCAACAAATTCATTATGTTATATAATTCTATGGCAAAATTATGGCTTATGTCCATATCTTCTGCAAGGAGACTCTAATGTGGGACTTTAGAAAATGTCAAATGAATTTCTGAATTTGAGACTTAGCTGGCACATTTAATTGGCTTTTGACTTTGGGGATGGCATCAAAGTTGGTCCTTGTGAAAATACCCTGGATAAAAGTGAAGCCACTTACAGAGAAAACAACCATTGAAATCAGTTGCCAGGGGCCTCTTCTGAGGAGTAAGGGCTACTTAAAAGCCAGGAATTGAGGAACAGTCGTGAGATGTGCCAATGGAGTAATAGAGAACCGTCATAATAACATGGATGATGGGGATCTCACAGAAAACATCGTTCAGGTGAAATACCTGGACAGAGATAGTGTAAAGCCCGACTAAGACCACAGCTCCTCATGGCAATAATTCACAACTTGAAGACAAAACTGCCAAGACAACTGGTGTGTTCACTACAGACCCTGTTGAAAACGAATTCCTCACAATTGCTCTGATGACCTAATGGCCTGCTCTTTTACTGGTTTGATCTTCAAAACCTTGCTCTTGAAAGATGTTGTCAGAAAATTAACTCGGGTTCCATGATGGCTAAAGAAAAGTTATAGTTTATCTCATGTGACAGTTTCCAATGCCACCGATTACCTTGGAGTCCTAGGTTCACCttatactgagagaccaaaagattaaaaattaacagctattattaatatttaaggcctgaaatAGCTGGGtagagaagtccaggaatgccctgaggggaagaactgccttactgcattctttccccactcactagagatacagtgaTTAGGAAGGTGGCCCATCCACCTAGGGAGTGACACCAGAttattaatggtctggggaccttcctatagccaatcaattcaaaatgcaacactttgaccaatagatgcttgcgaggcaggaatcacccctgccttgggcatgctgggagggaccagaatctttaaatcacccaactaacctgagtgCAGGACTCTCTGCTCTCACCGCTTCagtggtggggggtgtgggcccaagctgcagcttgtgatgatttataataaaaagaacctcatgtatttacagcgcagtctatttattcctggtcttttggggttcacaaactgggcagaacaatacCCTTCATACACACTCCCAAACTATGGCTTCAACATGCTCAAAAAGAGGGCCTGAGCAATGGTCACCCACCCCTGAGAAAGCTACCTGCACATCTCATATCAGCATTATCACCATCAGATATATGTTCAgaaaagctcaaagtagttttcagattcttacttttgtttttattaagttatttttttatcaattacagtttattcgtcTTGTGTCccacctatagctccctccctttccccctcccaatcccaacctacctccctcatctccacccatgccactCACCatgtctactgataagggaggtcctcctccccttccatctcctccccttccatctgaccctagcttatcaggtctcatcaggactggtttcattgtcttgttctgtggccagtcagaggggtggtgatcaaagagccagccactgagttcatgtcagagacagtccctgttcacattagtagggaacccacttggacactgagttgccatgggcacatctgtgcaggggttttaggatatctccatgcaggtctttggttggaacatcagtctcagaaaagacccctgtgcccagatgttttagttttgttgctctccttgtggagtgactgtcactccaggtctttctatctcccccttctttaataagattccccacactctgcccataatttggctataattctcagcatctgctttaataccctgctgggcaaaatctttcagaggccctctacggtaggcccctgtcctgttctctattgtttccctcttcctatgtccacctcttttgcctttctgagtgaggattcatcatcttacccagggtcatccttcttgcttagcttctttagatgtacagattttagtatgtttatccaatattatatctctattatcctatattatatgtttaatatactcatttttaagtgagtataaaccatgtgtgtctttctgcttttggcatacctcactgaggatgatcttttctatttgccaccatttgcttgcaaaaatttccttgtttttatttactgagtactattccacagtgtaaatgtaccacaatttctgtatccattcctcagttgaggggcatctgggttgtttccagattctggctattacaaacaaagctgctatgaaggtgattgaggaaatgtccctgttgtgctcttgagcatattttggatagatGCTTAGGAGCGGTTTAGCTGcaacttgaggtagcactattcctaattgtttgagaaaacaccagataaATTTCCAAAGttattgtaaaagtttacattcccaccagcaatggaggattgttcccctttctccacatcttctccagaatgtattgtcacttgagtttttgatcttagccattctgatgggtgtaaggtgaaatctcagggtcattttgattttcatttacctgatgactaagaattttgagcatttctttaagtgtttctctgccattcgatattcctctattgagtattctctgtttagctctgtaccacattttttttaattggattgcttggtctgttggtgtttaaattcttaaattctttatatattctggagagtagccctctgtcagatatagggttggtaaagatcctttctaAGTCTACAGggtgtctttttgttctgatgacagtgtcctttgctttatagaagctacTCAACTAATATTTTTGTACacagacaaaattaaaaatgtgttatgAAGTCAAGAACTTTAACTTAGTGAAGTCATACAGCTGGTACTTCTAAGGCATAATCTTATCTAAAACATATGGAGGAGAAATAAGACtgacttttatttttcagaatttgATTAGTTGAGGTTGTGGTTAAGGGCCCTTCATGCTCTTACATAGGATCTGGGTTGGATTCCCTGCTTGCATGGGACCATTTATAATTTCCCTTAACTCCATTATCAGTCATCCAAACCCCCTCCTATCCTGACCTTTTTAGAATCCTGTAGACATATTCTGCACAGAATCACATTCAGAAAAATAGATGCACATAAACAGAATTAAtcataaacaacaaagaaaaatgtgaaaacaaCGAAGTTTGATTAAACTTAACAATCACTGATCTTGGGATATTCATACTACTAAgaataacaaatataaaaaaatgaaatcaatgtaaattATAACAATATCAAATGGCCCAACATTAGTAACAAACAACAAATCCCTATTTATTAAGataataagttttttaaaagcaTTATAAATAGACAACTATAAAGATAAAAGATTTCTTataagaaactatgaaagtaGGAAAGTAATGGTAATACCTTAATCTTCTGGGGGAAAAGATAGAATAATGTCAGCCACATGCCACTTGGTGAGGTCTAAAGACACACATTTTGAGTAGCCTGTGAAACAGAGCCCTGCAGAACAGTGTAAAGCAATGAAAACATAGGAAACATTGGAACACAGAATGACTGTGTACAGAACAGAATGCACCTGCCGTTTCTCCTATGTTTATCTATTTGGCATCATCTCAGAACTAATGTGGCCTTCTCCCGATCAGAAAACCTTACCTGGAGGACCCCTATCTCTCTTGTTATTGTCATGGCCACTTTCAGGCTTCAATTCTGATAATTACACAGTCTATCCAGGGTCTGGATCAAGTTTAGGAAGCCTCCTACAGTTCAGGGATAGTTCTTACTAGGTGTTCTCCATGAACAAAATGATGTTCCATAGCTCCATCTTGCAATTGGAACTGTAAAAAGAGTGTTGTTCCAAATATCAGTTAGAAGTGGCATTCTCCATCACTGAGAGTTTCAATCACCAAAACATTTACTGACTTGGTTCGGTGTACCATCCCCAGACACACTATTTCACTTCTTTACTTGCTTGGAATAAGCAGTTTACAAGTACACTGTCTTTCTATCTCAGTGGACATAAACCTCAACTACTAACATCTGTGTCACTCTTGGCACCATGCCCAACAAAGGTAAGTCTCCTGTGCCTTACTGGAAGACATTTCTTAGGGGATATACCAGCCCTATGCTAAATTATCCTGTGGTTCAGCCTGATACTCTTCCAAGAGTAAAGACATACTTGAACCTCTGAGCTGGTCACACAAGCATCTAAAGCTCATACCACCGAAACACATGCAAGTAGTCCCCAAATTGGCTATAGTGTGAGAAAGAAACTACACGGGCAATATTCATTGCATTAATCCCCCACCCATGACCAGGGTAAGCAACACCTTTCTTTCCAATAACCCTACCATACAACATACTACCATCAAACTACAGGTAGGAGACtgtcaaaacaaataaataatctaTTCAAAGCAATGAAACCATGACAGACATGTATGTACTTTGGAGGAAGAGCTTCATGGTTATGGAACTCTAATGTGGCAGCTGCTGTGTTTTCTACAGGCAGGAAAAGTATAACTTGAAGGTTCATGTCTGAAACTCTAATAATGgtagaaacaaaaacatttcaaccATTGCTTGGCTAACGTGTTTTATTTTTACCTACCATCCACCACTTCCTTTCACCTGTTCAGTTCAGCTCCAATGTATGTCAGCTATGTTCCATATGAATTAACCTCATCTTAACATCGTCTTGTATGATGCATGCATGTATCTATATTAAAATCTTCAAATTTGTTCTTTCCTAAATtatttacaaatttaaaataaaatttaagtatcCATACTTTTTACCAGTACAGATTTCCATGTCAGAAACTTCTTTCTACTTTGATTAAAAAGCAGACCTTTacttttttaatatgaaaattacAGTGAAATTTTAACTTTCCATAAgccatttatgtattttttttgagCAAAGACTGtttaatgaatatattttacaaatacaCTGGAGAGTCATGCAATGCTGCCTGCATTGGATGCAATCCTGAGCCACAGGTCTGTGCACTCCTTTGCAACTGGATCCGTAATAGCAGAACCTTTCATCTCGCCTTTATTGTTTACTATGACCCCTGCATTATCTTCAAAGTAAAGAAACACCCCATCTTTTCTTCGATATGATTTTCGCTGTCGAATTACCACTGCTGAATGGACCTTTTTCCTCAATTCCGGTTTGCCTTTCTTAACTGTGGCCATCACCATGTCACCCACACCAGCAGCGGGAAGTCTGTTCAGCCATCCCTTGATTCCCTTCACAGAGATGATGTACAAATTCTTGGCTCCTGTGTTGTCAACACAGTTGATCACGGCTCCTACCGGGAGACCCAGGGAAATCCGGAATTTCGCTCCTGAGGACCCACCACGTCCTCGCTTCGACATCTTGAGCACCTGGAAAGAGTATTTTTGAACAG harbors:
- the LOC110566436 gene encoding large ribosomal subunit protein uL14-like: MSKRGRGGSSGAKFRISLGLPVGAVINCVDNTGAKNLYIISVKGIKGWLNRLPAAGVGDMVMATVKKGKPELRKKVHSAVVIRQRKSYRRKDGVFLYFEDNAGVIVNNKGEMKGSAITDPVAKECTDLWLRIASNAGSIA